Proteins found in one Candidatus Poribacteria bacterium genomic segment:
- a CDS encoding polysaccharide deacetylase family protein: protein MRNFLKNVIATFVCLSGMPFLIREWLCRHRVAILLYHDPKSAVFEKHIAYLSRHYTLISLDTLVSALHRKDFSEIPPKSVVITIDDGHAGNIALLPIFKQYSIRPTLYVCTQIIDTHRHFWFKIEGHSKAEKERLKRLPNAERLTHLKEIADFEPEKVYPDRQALTIAEMKEMAENVDFQPHTRFHPILPRCAETECRQEVLESKTDLEAFLGITCSHFSYPNGDYTEREVEMVKASGFRSARTTDIGWNSLDTPLYQLKAVPITDDAGLTLFRSELTTIPQRLSRWMNSLLYGSQQSVRESS from the coding sequence ATGCGTAATTTTCTTAAAAATGTCATAGCAACTTTTGTTTGTCTATCGGGTATGCCATTTCTCATTCGAGAGTGGCTGTGTCGGCATAGGGTTGCTATCCTCTTGTATCACGACCCAAAATCTGCGGTTTTCGAGAAACATATCGCCTATCTCTCGCGCCATTACACGCTTATCTCACTGGATACCCTTGTCTCGGCTCTCCATCGAAAGGATTTCTCAGAGATCCCCCCGAAAAGCGTTGTGATTACAATCGACGACGGACACGCTGGCAATATCGCACTCCTACCGATTTTTAAACAATACAGCATTCGTCCAACGCTCTACGTTTGCACACAGATTATTGATACACACCGACATTTCTGGTTCAAGATAGAGGGACACTCCAAAGCAGAGAAGGAGAGGCTGAAAAGACTCCCGAACGCAGAGCGGTTGACGCACCTCAAGGAGATCGCTGACTTTGAACCTGAAAAGGTGTATCCAGACAGACAGGCACTCACCATCGCAGAAATGAAAGAGATGGCGGAGAACGTTGACTTTCAACCGCATACCCGATTCCATCCGATCCTGCCACGCTGTGCGGAGACGGAGTGTAGACAAGAAGTCCTTGAGAGCAAAACGGATTTGGAAGCGTTTTTGGGGATTACGTGTTCTCATTTCAGTTATCCAAATGGCGATTATACCGAACGTGAGGTTGAGATGGTGAAAGCGAGTGGTTTCCGTTCGGCACGCACGACGGATATAGGATGGAACTCGTTGGATACACCACTGTATCAATTGAAGGCTGTTCCGATTACCGATGACGCTGGACTGACCCTCTTCCGTTCGGAACTCACAACGATTCCGCAACGACTTAGTAGATGGATGAATTCTTTATTATATGGCAGTCAGCAATCAGTAAGAGAGTCTTCTTAA